One segment of Persephonella sp. DNA contains the following:
- the crcB gene encoding fluoride efflux transporter CrcB, giving the protein MIYFAVMLGGAFGALLRYLVSTAVNKHLGLSFPAGTLIVNVLGSFVLVFFTVLSIEKLSIDPVWRIFFAVGFLGAFTTFSTFSYETIALFQDGEYIKAVLNILLNNFLSLSAGVAGLITARILI; this is encoded by the coding sequence ATGATCTATTTTGCAGTGATGCTTGGAGGGGCTTTTGGAGCACTTTTAAGATATTTAGTTTCAACCGCTGTAAATAAGCACTTAGGTCTTTCTTTTCCTGCAGGAACTTTGATTGTAAATGTTTTAGGTTCTTTTGTGCTTGTGTTTTTTACTGTCCTTTCTATTGAAAAACTGTCAATAGACCCTGTTTGGAGGATATTTTTTGCAGTAGGGTTTTTAGGTGCATTTACAACCTTTTCCACTTTTTCCTACGAAACGATAGCCCTTTTTCAAGATGGAGAGTATATTAAAGCTGTGTTAAATATTTTGCTGAACAATTTTCTTTCATTGTCAGCCGGTGTTGCTGGTTTGATTACAGCAAGAATACTAATTTAG